The DNA sequence ATTTTTCTCTTGTAATAACAGAACACGAAATTGTCaagataatttaatttaagttcatttagAACAAATAAAAGAGAGTAAAATGTCAATCTCATTTTTAATGATGACAGGGCCAGGATGAATGTTCTCTTTGTTGTAGTGACATGCAGTCATTTGCCACACATCTAGAATATAAACTCCAACGTCCTGAAAAGCCCAGCGCAGAACTCTGTCCAACTGTAGAGAATACCAGTCACTGCCAAAAATATCCTATtataaagacagaaaaacaatattatccataaacttgACCTTTATCACAGTCCGCATGTTGTCACATCCTGTTCCGATTAGTCGGTAATTGATTTTCCACCTGCATTATTGTCAGTGGACGGTTGCCAATTTTGTCAAGAAAATTAGACTAACTTAGCTGAATTTGACAATAAACATcaatattttaaatggtttatttAGCCTTGACACGATACCCTAACATGTGTGCAATCTTCCATTTTAATGTTCAACATTATGTGAGGCAATTGTCAGCACTGACTATGTTGAAACAGTCAAGAGAAAAATGATGATTTGCACACTGCTCAAGTTACTGCTAGAGGAATAATCAAAAAACACTACAATATAATGCTCTCCCATCACTGCATTCAAACCTGGAGGATATGACTCGTTTAAGACAATCAAATCAGTTACTTTTGAATAATTCACTCTGGGATGGAAATATTCCTTTATTTGAATGACTTAAATTTGATCTAGTACTTAATGACTATATTGTAAAATAGAGTGCATGAAATCTATGCAATCAATGTTTTATGGGATGTACAATATAACATTGTCTAATTCTAATGCTCTTTAATGTGATATATGTTGTTTGTATTCTATtcttgcatttattaaaaataaggtaATAAGAATCTGAAGTCTTGCACATACACATAGAGTAGGCTTGTGCGCTCCCCTTTAAATCATGACATACTGTATGTGCCGGAATAACATGACACTAATAAATCACAACAATCCTGTGCTACAGGTACTGCCACTGATACAGGCTACAGCAGATTGTTATTTTACACTACTATTTGAAGCTTCCGCTTTTGAAGTGTGATAAAGGCCTATAACATTACCTTATAGCCAGTGTTGACAGTCTTGATTATAACAGTTGTATCAGGTGCCCGCTGTAACAAAGCTAGAACAGCTTTGCGGATCCTCAGCACTCTATGGGTGAAGAAATCCAGAGGGTACGTGGTGAAATGGGGCCCTAGATTGAATATAATGACTGTGTGGGGTCCTCCAGCCAGGTCATCGATCTCATTACTGACGTAGTGCAGACTAGCAACTGCTGTTTTCCGAGTGCGCAGAGGAACTCCATGAGCCCTCCAGTGTAAGTCGATGTTGTTCTCCACATCCACTGCTATAAGCGGCCCTGACTGATATTGGACATGCAGGTTCATCTGCTTCAGAGCTGAAAAACAGACCCACAATTACTgaatttatatactgtatatatatttataattaacaaAAAAGCAATTATCTCACTTGGTACTGCTTTCGCAAAGAACTCAAACCACTGTCTCATTGTAGAGTCTCCCATCATGTAGATGTCTTTGTCTTTCAGGCACTCTGTTGTCGTTTGGGCTGTAAAATGGCGGGTGCTACAGACAAATGACGTCCACACATCATTCAGGTAAAAGCCAGCTGGAACTGGAGTGTGCAAACCAGGATGACATTTCTCTGTAACATCTGCAGGACGAGTAAATGTAAGTTCTGTGTAGCATCTTATGCATCCTTGTACCACATTAGTTTGCTGGGTTAAACTATTGACCAACATACCAATAGTTTCATTTCCATCGGAATTCAAAATTTTGATGATCCTTTTATCTCCATTGATATATTTGTTAGTTTGCTTCCTGCCAAAGAGAACATGTTTGTCATACTGCCTTCCATCAATGCATCATATAGTTCAAATTAACAGTCAAGAGTTCTTAAATCTCACATAAACATCTTCTCCGTTTTAGTCAGATGGTTTCTATAACCACCCATAGAGTGGTACACAAGGGCACTGCATGGCAGCGATTTGGGTCTCTGACAGCGCCAAGATTCTCCGGTGCCGGGATCGTTGTATTCACAGCAGCAGTCTCCTGTTCCCATGTGCTCTAGTCCATTCTTGTCCcactttacattacatttcaCAGTTTCACTCAACCTGGTCTTATTTGGTCCTGGTCCCTCATAATATCCATTAAAGAAGACTCTGTCAGAGTCAGTATCTCTGTGATGCTTCAGGACCTGCACAGCTTCACTGGAGTGAATTAGACGCACAGCCACCTGTGCCTCGCCGACCCATGGCAGGAGGAAACGTACAGAGTAGGAGCCATTGAGCAGGTCCACCACCTCCCCAAAAACACTGGCCTGTGACAGAGGAACATTCTCAGTACAACTCTCTCTGACCCAGGGAGATAATATAACAGGCAGTTTTAGTTAATCTAATGTGTACAATAACTGACCTTTGTTTTAGACCAGAATAGCTTGGCTTGAAAAAAGTCCCCTCCATAACACTTGGATTTGTTGTCAAAATCCTTTGCGTGCACCATAACATAAAGCTCCTCACCAATTTGATAGCTCTCTTTCAGGTCCTGAATGATAAATTTGGTGTGGCCTGGACTAGTAGTCATGGACATATTTGTGATTTCTCTGTCAGGCCCAGCCCAGTAAACAGCCTGCTGTAACCTGGAGTAGTCGTCAAAATTGATTCCTAAATCAGAGTAAAATGAGCTTGACTCTTCTGAACTGAGTACTGAAGGAGAAGTGGAGTTTGAATAGAGTCCTGCAAAGTGCACAGACAAAAAGCTGGGTGGAGGGTGTTTCTTCCATTCATTACTTGTAAAAGACCATAAAACCTACAAACACAgaaaatattgttattaatcAAAAGTTTGTCTTTATACGAATCATGCATGAAGATTGCTAAACTAAAAATGTCTAAGGTTACGAATATAACCCCGACTCCCTGAGAAGAGAATGAGATGCTGATATCGCTGACATTGACGCTATGGGAACGCCATCAGGCATGACATGTGTCTGAAGTATGTGTGGAACACGCCAATTGATTCGCAGATTGCAGTCCTATAAGAAAAGTGGCTCTAAACAGGACCAAATTAGGGTTCCTTTTTGAGGGAACTCAACGCTGCTTCATAACGTTGACACTAACACCCCTTGCGTGACCgatgtctgaagcatgtgtgaaaaCACACCAATTGTTTGGCAGACGGCAGCCCAATGACATCACAAGGAGTGCCCATGAATATAAAAGGGTGCCTGCCTTAGACATCATCAGCTTCATTGTCTGATGGAGACGCGCATACATGTCTGAAGCATGGCAATGAGACGCAGTGTCTttttcccttctcagggaaccgagtTTATAAACATAACCctagacgttccctttcgagggaactctaCACTATAACGTTGATGTTAAGGAAACAATATGGATCATAAATTCAATATCTCTGTTACTTACTTAGTGGAGAAGAGAAGGAGACATGTTCACAAGTCCCTAAAGAccaagtccaagtcaagtcttcAGTATTTgaggtccaagtcaagtctcaagtctttgttctgtttttagcAATAGTTCTTTCAGCTAattatcagtgttttgaaatatcaAAACAGATTTCTACAACAAAAATGTCTAATAAAGCACACaaagtattatttaaattattaatttaatatttattcacaaTCAAAACCTATTACATTtaagctatttatttttttatttattttagaaactATTTGAGTTGCCGTAGTTTGCTGTAGTACTCAAGCAGTGATGGGTGATGTAGCCTTCCAGTGAGCGCCGGCGGTAACAAAACCAGTGTAAACAGTGTAAACAAGCGTTACAGTAAACAACACAAAGAACAACATTCCCGCCTATGTGTCGTTTGTGATAAGGCAATATAATAATGCACCCTGACTCAACAAACTTATCTGTGGAAGTTAGTCAGACATGGTCATAAAATGCATATGAAAGTGTCTGTCCAGTCCATATGCAAGTTTACTTATTTGGATGTCTCGAGTCATTTATTCACGAGTCCAAGTCGAGTCGTTATTTTTGCGACTTAAattattagttcacttctgaatgaaaatttcttgATAACTTTctcacccctatgtcatccaagatgttcatgtctttctttcttcagtcaaaaagaaattaaggtttttgaggaataCATTacaggattcttctccatatagtggacttcagtggggttcactgggTGAAGACGAGGAAttagggtcttatctagtgaaacgattggccatttaaaaaaacaaaacaaacaaaaaaaaaaaacaaataaaaatgtatatactttttaaccacaaatgcttgtcttgcactgctctgcgatgcgccacacgtTACGTTGAAAGGACATGCGTGacataggtggaagtaccgtggtagggcgaaaaacttcaattttctcctccaacttcaaaattgtccgatattgttgttttacccttttttttttataaagtgcgtttggcttaatctttgcacgttgGCTTTGTAGACACTGAATTTGTACTTTCACCTACGTCAAGCTTGACCTTtgtaacgtgattacgtcatgcgtggtggatcgcagagcagtgcaggacaagcatttgtggttaaaaagtatacctTTTtttaagggtcttatctagcaatcgttttgctagataagacccttattcctcctctgggatcatgtagagtgctttgaagctgcaatgaaactTGGACCTTCCAAccggtgaaccccactgaatgtttttctcaaaaaccttaatttcttttcgaatgaagcaagaaagacatgaacatcttggatgacatgggggagagtaaattatcaggaaattttcattcagaagtgaactaatcctttaagtgccACTCAAGTCCAAGACACAGACttaagttttatatatttctcGAAAAGCTGCTGACTGCGACCACGCTTCTGTGAACTTATCTATGACCACCTCACATGCAGTCTGAAGCATCCATAGCAGCCTTTTAAAGGCAGATGCACTGATCGTGTGCTTTGTGGCATGGAGGGATATCCTGTAgctatgcactttttttttaggaCTGCCTCAGGAAATAATAATGGCCTGGTATGCCTGCAGCGCCTGTGCCCCTCCTTGAGACAGATCCCATGGTCTGCAGGGCCCCATGGCCTGACCTGCTACCACACATGCCTTGCCATAACCtgcttttttgcattttttacacCCAGGGCCATCCGGGCGGTGCAACCGGTGCAACCACACTGGCCCCGCCACGAAAGAAAATGTAGCGTGGGGACTGATGGCTCGTAAACAACTATCGACCTGGAGCATTCTCAGGTGTCACTGTTTACACAGCCCCTCCCAACTCAGATTGTTTGAATGTATGGGAGACACTGTGAAAACCGATACACGCACCTCCAATATTTTGAAacctcaaataaaaatataaaaaatatccaggagaaaatgtaaataaatgtaaatattcgaCTCACAGACTTATATACAGGGCAGAGGAGGAGGCGGTTTATTATAACATCCACCTCAACTCTGTATAATCCCTCAGAACTAGAAATGCTTACACATACTGTAATAGGCTATGCTCTCAGTCAAGTTGTAAGTGGCCGCTGGGCGGGCTTCTGCGACCTGGGAATAATGGAGCTATCTGGAAAAGCTTGAAAAAGGGAACTACCTTGGCAAACTTGTCTGCCAGATTATTCACAATTTAAGTCCATATGACTGCCAGTCCATTTTACTGCAAGTCCATGTTACTGCATATGCAGGCTAAGTGAGCACTTCGCGGTAGGGGAAAAGGAAATATCTTGGTCAATATTTTGGTCAAAACGCACCTGAGTTAACACGAAAGATAACAAATTTCACCATAAGTTATATGTAAGTGAGCTGTTTCATGTTTCAGTCACATTTAgcgctataaaaaaaaaaaaaaaaaaaaaaaacatataattgCGGAGGTTTTTACCCAAAATTCAAAGTCctgtttaaatgattaaaactaATGATATATCTTAACTTTAAGAATACGTTTAGCATGATTCGGCTGCTCGCGACAAACgctgccagtgtgaaagcacAAATTGGCGTATGCTGCCCCCGATCTGCTTGCGCGTCCAGTGTGAAATAGACCCGCAAACAATGTCAGCAAACCATAGAGAAAATCAAAGATTTACACGCAATGCAAAGAGTTTTGTCagatactttattttttattactaaaaCGCCTTAAAAAGACTTTTATTAgcaatcttttatttttaaattagttaGGTTTgctctcaaatattgtttgcATAAAAAATTAACCTTGTGTGTTTGGTCCAGGTGAACTCTACGTTGTAGGATGGCAATACCAGACATCTTTGATCTTgtagggcttttttttttttttttgctcctcgtgaggaaaacagcttaaaatacagattttttttaatgtaagtttataaaaagttttagaatatagctacagtttgtacagtataagaatcattatggaaagtccccataaaacatggaaacccaacatttAGTGCGTGTGTCTGTGCGTTCGCGAAATGCACTCGCGCTACATGCGTAAGAATGTAATAGGCTATATAGGCTAAGTTATTATTCATTTGAAATCATTTTGACATACTTTCATATTGTAATAAAAagttttcaacaatatctgcAAGGGACATAAATGTAAAACTAACATACAAATCTGCAGAATACTGTGAGTAACAGGATTAAAAGCAAGCTATTGGTTCTCAAGACAAACAATGAATGCATCTTTCTGACATCTGCCACTAGGAAAATATTATAGCCATAGACAACACCGAGAAGTTCAGTATGATTTATATTACATAACAATAACCTGCTATACCTGTCAGTCTACATACTGGCTACTAGACAATAGCCTATCCTATTTATTTAGCATCATGGAGAATATTGCTGTCAAAATAATTTACACAATTTTACATTATCCGCATGGTAGCTTAAAAATATGCTAGTTAGTTTGATTAAGcataattgatttttaatttaaagaaagGAGGCTATAAAAATtactgaaatttcaaaagatGCAGTTGTGATAAATGAACTTACCAGAAAACACACGATTACCAGCAGACACAGTCCCGTAAAAAACTTCCGTAATGATCTTTCCCTGTGAACTGTAAAAGCATATTATGAACAAATtgctttttccattttttattaGCCTATGCAATACTCTACAGACATTTGTATCAAATATACACGACCCATTTAATGTTAGCCTaatgattaatattattattaaatagcattaataataataagactgaactaaatgttatttttaattaaaccaaCAACGTAAAATGCAAGATATACCTAGGCTATGCCTATCTGTGCCCGCTACGATACAGTTTTAACATTCAACAATCAcaaatattttttccccaaacaaATAGTCTAATATTTTACATACGGAGGGATAGCCTAggctaataaaacatttttgtttacagTGGTTGCCGGCTAGCAAATTACCACAGGTTCACTTGATACTAGCCTATAACAATCTAGTGTCTATGActgtctgtttttttcttgttttgtttcttcttcttttttctttttcttttttttttttagcttatgTGCTGATCCAATGAGAGTTTTACTGCGACTGTGTCCTATATCTTATTAACATTTAGTCGGACGTTTTTACGCTAAAGATGTGCCGTTCTGTCATTTGAAATGGAgagttttaatttaataattgtttgCTGACGAGTGGCCAAattcattattaaattatatttatacattatttagCCTGTGGGCCTATTTTATATTAGGCTATGttaatgaaaaaacaaatgCCAAGAAGTATTCAGAAATAACTTACAGTGTTGTTCCCGAGTTTCaagcttcattttattttttgaaagcattttgaagATGTAGCCTAAATTTAAAATAGTCGTTTTCCTTGAAtggttagtgtgtgtgtgtgtgtgtgtgtgtgtgtgtgttaataccGTGACTGcttggctcatgaatattaattagttcACATGACCTCCCTGATTTGTTGAAAGATAGACCTGTATGTTGGTATTGATGGGTGGTACTTATCTGCCATATTAAAcgaatatatgtatattttatcaaCTGTAAATGTCCCTAAACAGAGGAACTTTCTCTTACTCAGATGTATGAAGCTCttttctgccacggaataaaacaattaaaaagataattgcaactttttaactcacaattggGAGAAATTGGAGATGGACAATAGCCTATATCCAAAATCTTACATTGCCGTTTATGTCATTTAATTTCACCCTAACTGTATTccggacatgaaaaacatcgTCCGGTCGAGATTTCTAAAATGTCTTGGCACACATGAAGAGAAGCAGCTTCCTTCAACAAATCCGATAACAGATACTTTGACACGGAAGCGCGTGAAATTATCCTCtattaatcacatttaatgTAAACGCGCTGGATGGGGCTGATAAGAGCTTGCGTTTAttattcaattcacatttatttgtatagcgcttttcacgatacatatcgtttcaaagcagctttacagagaatgcatgtcaacattacaatttagagaatctGGTATCGGAGGTGACTGTCCAATATATGtgggaatgtgcgtgttgatccagatgttgcgtcatctgaagtcctcgcaggtgCCGTCTCTTCAaaggtgttggtcatctgaagtcttcttaagaggctggatccaaactgaaactgatgtactctctagtcacctcagGACAGGTGTcccgagataaaacagaaaagcaaatggagaataattagcgtagttgctgttcataacattaagcaaagatagtgatctgatatgagatgcattatgtgaatgcttggctaaagagatgcgtctttaatctagatttaaactgggtgagcgagtctgagccccgaacattatcaggaaggctattccagagtttaggagccaaatgtgaaaacgctctccctcctttagtggacttagatatcctaggtacaaccagaagcccagagttttgtgatcttaaagagcgtgaggGATTGTTGGGCGATAGAAAAtcggttaaatacacaggagctaaatCATTTacagccttataggtcattagcagtactttgtaatcgatacggaacttaataggtaaccaccagtggtgtgcggtggtgttgtaaaatgaggaggcaacgTCCTCATTTATGTCCAATTTTCCTAgttaagttaacattacataaaggaaaaagaccaaatacaattctattttgttatttttacactgtttatttcaaccaagtataaatttcatcaagtttgtttttacgcatttttacatttattccaaactaataactaaaggcagtaacaatttaaacaatatatattatttattaactaatattcaGCTCTTCTTTTTATTAgtccatttatttttttagcagtcatcaagcttgtacacactggtcagtggtcacagacacgaagatgggGGTAGAGTGGGGGAAAATGCCCCCCTTAaggaaaatgtgacattacagtgaaacaaaacataaatgtgACTAGAATTGCCATCCCGGTTTTGAGTGACTATGGCAGGAGTTATTCACCAAATATTCAAATTGCTCTGCCTTCATAATTAATTAGTATTTtgactgaaaatatttttgtacaaaGGGGGCGTTTTGCCCCAGCGGTGGGGTAAAACGCCCCCCAAGGTGGGGTAAAATGCCCCCTTTCTTACCAACCAGTTTGCTTCATAGATCAACAGCAAAATGAACAGACTAGTTTTTAATCTCTAAAAGTAAAAGGCAAGTAATGTATCAACATGTATGGgcctatatatattaatatttatttgaggAATGTCCAACATATccaaatttttaacatttaaatttatacaTATAACTAAGTCATGCAAACAAATatgttgtaataaataaataaataaatacataaataaataaacattaattcattagCCATTCACTGTTCATCCATGCACATTTCACAGATGAATTCCCCTCGAAACTCATTGGAACAATCTACATGTGCCCACTTTTGGCACCCCTCACACCTTATCCAGTCCCCCCCCCCACTAATTGAAAATAACTCCTCACAGTAGAGGCATT is a window from the Ctenopharyngodon idella isolate HZGC_01 chromosome 15, HZGC01, whole genome shotgun sequence genome containing:
- the LOC127494964 gene encoding NXPE family member 3-like isoform X2, producing the protein MSQAVTVLTHTHTHTHTHTNHSRKTTILNLGYIFKMLSKNKMKLETREQHFHRERSLRKFFTGLCLLVIVCFLVLWSFTSNEWKKHPPPSFLSVHFAGLYSNSTSPSVLSSEESSSFYSDLGINFDDYSRLQQAVYWAGPDREITNMSMTTSPGHTKFIIQDLKESYQIGEELYVMVHAKDFDNKSKCYGGDFFQAKLFWSKTKASVFGEVVDLLNGSYSVRFLLPWVGEAQVAVRLIHSSEAVQVLKHHRDTDSDRVFFNGYYEGPGPNKTRLSETVKCNVKWDKNGLEHMGTGDCCCEYNDPGTGESWRCQRPKSLPCSALVYHSMGGYRNHLTKTEKMFMKQTNKYINGDKRIIKILNSDGNETIDVTEKCHPGLHTPVPAGFYLNDVWTSFVCSTRHFTAQTTTECLKDKDIYMMGDSTMRQWFEFFAKAVPTLKQMNLHVQYQSGPLIAVDVENNIDLHWRAHGVPLRTRKTAVASLHYVSNEIDDLAGGPHTVIIFNLGPHFTTYPLDFFTHRVLRIRKAVLALLQRAPDTTVIIKTVNTGYKDIFGSDWYSLQLDRVLRWAFQDVGVYILDVWQMTACHYNKENIHPGPVIIKNEIDILLSFICSK
- the LOC127494964 gene encoding NXPE family member 3-like isoform X1, with product MSQAVTVLTHTHTHTHTHTNHSRKTTILNLGYIFKMLSKNKMKLETREQHFHRERSLRKFFTGLCLLVIVCFLVLWSFTSNEWKKHPPPSFLSVHFAGLYSNSTSPSVLSSEESSSFYSDLGINFDDYSRLQQAVYWAGPDREITNMSMTTSPGHTKFIIQDLKESYQIGEELYVMVHAKDFDNKSKCYGGDFFQAKLFWSKTKASVFGEVVDLLNGSYSVRFLLPWVGEAQVAVRLIHSSEAVQVLKHHRDTDSDRVFFNGYYEGPGPNKTRLSETVKCNVKWDKNGLEHMGTGDCCCEYNDPGTGESWRCQRPKSLPCSALVYHSMGGYRNHLTKTEKMFMKQTNKYINGDKRIIKILNSDGNETIGMLVNSLTQQTNVVQGCIRCYTELTFTRPADVTEKCHPGLHTPVPAGFYLNDVWTSFVCSTRHFTAQTTTECLKDKDIYMMGDSTMRQWFEFFAKAVPTLKQMNLHVQYQSGPLIAVDVENNIDLHWRAHGVPLRTRKTAVASLHYVSNEIDDLAGGPHTVIIFNLGPHFTTYPLDFFTHRVLRIRKAVLALLQRAPDTTVIIKTVNTGYKDIFGSDWYSLQLDRVLRWAFQDVGVYILDVWQMTACHYNKENIHPGPVIIKNEIDILLSFICSK